A window of the Henckelia pumila isolate YLH828 chromosome 3, ASM3356847v2, whole genome shotgun sequence genome harbors these coding sequences:
- the LOC140893335 gene encoding kinesin-like protein KIN-14F isoform X1 — translation MPQEISYMSCSSIFSSPGKNLRGLKGLIHSNGEASYQEEIINDRELAQRKADEAAARRYHAAQWLQEMDRGATEVLPKEPTEYEFCLALRNGLVLCNVLNKVNPGAVHKVTYRKFTYVVENPLVDVQATEGAAQSAIQYFENMRNFLVAVGKMKLLTFEASDLEKGGSSSKVVDCILCLKGYHEWKQSGGIGVWRYGGTVRITSLKESPNSAVGSESADESVIDSESSQYEQLIEFLQSVNDSREESRAANVLTFMFDRFSLGLLQAYVAETNEFGDDLPLNPMVIDIMLRTVVKDFSALLVSQSNQLGLFLKKLLHNNGSPHTKCQFLEAILKYLGKRTSLASRDVSEFCICGGKGERASSTNKASYGHTELLDLQQKQLEDLKTLLREMKQEVYQVHIGQEKGLQWLGHHVKGLEVAASSYHKVLEENRLLYNQVQDLKGTIRVYCRVRPFLSEQCNGLSTVDYIGENGNIMIVNPQKQGKEARRVFSFNKVFGTNVSQQQIYADTQPLVRSVIDGYNVCIFAYGQTGSGKTYTMSGPDFMTEETWGVNYRALRDLFQISNTRSDVVNYEIGVQMIEIYNEQVRDLLVSDGSNRRLDIRNNSQRNGLNVPDASLIPVKCTQDVLDLMKIGQKNRAVGATALNERSSRSHSILTVHVQGKELVSGTTLKGCLHLVDLAGSERVDKSEAVGERLKEAQHINRSLSALGDVIAALAQKSCHVPYRNSKLTQVLQDSLGGHAKTLMFVHINPDVNSLGETVSTLKFADRVATIDLGAAQSNKETCEIREFKEEISNLKLSLERKEAELEQLKSRTNIRGTVSPVRISKHNNSILLKPEINQPLVDAQNAEVRSCSSGKQRRLRFPSKFMDKDAMPKIPISEERPVSSIKPRSPSPPVRRSISTDRGALSRTRLKSEALDNPPVMKVPFPASVSVHKSTTSVHAIAPSKVNTRLYQEPLKQDNFPDVLNSLQRVTFRKVNSENEEEQFKQVLNVRQGGIRKTKPESMIKARHQSSARIHKSGVADKLLSDLDSGKPLEQIKTLDFSDPENDPGPVRLPANDSNTMKKLHRNSSRDSQNVEPRELHQKAKENKFSVVCQNVKESGNSSLPEYQRSRSTPRGKIII, via the exons ATGCCGCAAGAAATCAGCTACATGAGTTGCAGCTCAATATTCAGCTCTCCGGGGAAGAACTTGAGAGGATTAAAGGGCTTGATCCACAGCAATGGAGAAGCTTCGTATCAAGAAGAAATCATCAACGACCGCGAATTAGCGCAGAGAAAAGCAGATGAAGCAG CTGCAAGGCGATACCATGCGGCGCAATGGCTGCAGGAGATGGACCGGGGCGCGACGGAGGTGCTGCCGAAAGAGCCAACGGAGTACGAATTCTGTTTGGCTCTCCGCAATGGCCTAGTTCTATGCAATGTGCTCAACAAAGTCAATCCCGGTGCAGTTCACAAAGTAACATACAGAAAGTTCACCTAT GTGGTGGAAAATCCGTTGGTGGACGTGCAGGCCACGGAGGGTGCAGCACAGTCTGCTATCCAGTATTTCGAGAACATGAGAAATTTTCTTGTGGCTGTTGGCAAAATGAAGCTGCTTACTTTTGAGGCATCTGATCTTGAAAAG GGTGGCTCATCAAGCAAAGTTGTGGATTGCATTCTCTGCCTGAAAGGATATCATGAATGGAAGCAATCTGGAGGAATTGGAGTCTGGAGATATGGTGGAACAGTTAGGATTACATCCTTGAAAGAATCGCCAAATTCTGCAGTGGGTAGTGAAAGTGCTGATGAATCAGTCATAGATTCTGAATCATCACAATATGAACAGTTGATAGAGTTCCTCCAATCAGTAAATGACTCACGCGAGGAATCAAGGGCTGCCAATGTACTCACATTCATGTTCGATCGTTTTAGCCTTGGTCTCTTGCAAGCGTACGTGGCAGAGACCAATGAATTTGGAGATGACTTGCCTTTAAATCCAATG gtcattgatattatgctgagGACGGTAGTTAAAGATTTTTCAGCTTTATTGGTTTCTCAAAGTAATCAG CTTGGATTATTCTTGAAGAAACTTCTGCATAATAACGGCTCTCCTCATACAAAATGTCAATTCCTTGAAGCCATATTAAAGTACCTAGGCAAAAGAACTAGTCTTGCATCAAGAGATGTATCTGAATTCTGCATATGTGGTGGAAAAGGTGAACGGGCATCGTCTACAAATAAGGCCTCCTACGGCCACACAGAGTTGCTTGATCTCCAACAGAAACAACTAGAG GATCTAAAAACACTTCTTAGAGAGATGAAACAAGAAGTCTACCAGGTTCACATAGGACAGGAGAAAGGACTCCAATGGCTGG GGCACCATGTCAAGGGCCTTGAAGTGGCTGCGTCTTCCTATCACAAAGTTTTGGAAGAAAATCGTCTACTCTATAATCAAGTTCAAGACCTAAAAG GAACAATCAGAGTTTATTGTAGAGTACGACCTTTCCTTTCGGAACAATGTAATGGGCTGTCAACTGTTGATTATATCGGAGAGAATGGAAACATCATGATTGTTAACCCCCAGAAGCAGGGTAAAGAAGCAAGGAGGGTCTTCTCATTCAACAAGGTTTTTGGGACAAATGTGTCGCAGC AACAAATATATGCAGATACCCAACCTCTGGTCAGATCTGTTATAGATGGTTACAATGTTTGCATATTTGCATATGGTCAGACCGGATCTGGGAAGACATATACGATG AGTGGCCCTGACTTTATGACAGAGGAAACATGGGGTGTCAATTATCGAGCTTTGCGTGACCTGTTTCAAATTTCAAACACCAGATCAGATGTTGTAAACTATGAAATTGGAGTCCAAATGATTGAAATATACAATGAACAAGTTAGAGACTTATTGGTCTCTGATGGGAGTAACCGAAG GTTAGATATTCGAAATAATTCTCAGCGAAATGGTCTCAATGTTCCTGATGCAAGCTTGATACCTGTTAAATGTACCCAAGATGTTCTTGATTTGATGAAAATTGGACAAAAAAATCGTGCTGTGGGTGCCACAGCTTTGAATGAGAGGAGTAGTCGATCTCAcag CATTTTGACTGTTCATGTTCAAGGAAAAGAACTAGTTTCAGGAACCACACTTAAGGGTTGCCTTCATTTAGTAGACTTAGCTGGAAGTGAGAGAGTGGACAAATCCGAAGCCGTTGGCGAGAGACTGAAAGAAGCTCAGCATATTAATAGATCTCTTTCTGCACTCGGAGATGTTATCGCTGCTCTGGCACAAAAGAGTTGTCATGTTCCTTACAGGAACAGTAAGCTGACTCAAGTGTTACAAGATTCTTTAG GAGGACATGCAAAGACGCTGATGTTTGTGCATATAAACCCGGACGTTAATTCTCTAGGAGAGACAGTTAGCACCTTGAAGTTTGCCGACCGAGTCGCCACAATTGATCTTGGGGCAGCCCAATCAAATAAAGAAACCTGTGAAATTAGGGAATTCAAAGAAGAG ATTTCAAACCTTAAATTATCATTGGAGAGAAAGGAAGCTGAATTGGAGCAGTTGAAAAGTCGCACAAATATTCGAGGCACTGTGTCACCTGTTCGGATATCAAAACATAACAACAGTATTCTTTTGAAGCCTGAAATTAATCAACCACTTGTGGATGCTCAGAACGCAGAG GTAAGAAGCTGTTCATCCGGTAAGCAGAGAAGACTTCGATTTCCCTCTAAATTCATGGACAAGGATGCCATGCCAAAGATCCCCATCTCTGAAGAAAGACCTGTAAGCTCCATCAAGCCAAGATCTCCGTCTCCTCCAGTTAGGAGATCGATATCCACTGACCGAGGTGCCCTCAGCAGAACTAGACTAAAATCTGAGGCACTTGATAACCCACCAGTCATGAAAGTACCCTTTCCAGCTAGTGTTTCAGTCCATAAATCTACCACCAGTGTACATGCAATAGCACCATCGAAGGTTAACACGCGCCTGTATCAAGAACCACTAAAACAAGATAATTTTCCAGATGTATTGAACAGTCTCCAAAGGGTCACCTTTCGAAAAGTTAATTCAGAGAATGAAGAGGAGCAATTCAAACAAGTGCTTAACGTGAGGCAGGGTGGCATTCGAAAAACCAAACCAGAGAGTATGATAAAAGCCAGACATCAGTCATCTGCTAGAATTCACAAGTCCGGAGTTGCAGATAAACTGCTTTCGGATTTAGACTCTGGAAAACCACTGGAGCAGATCAAAACGCTCGACTTCTCAGATCCTGAAAACGACCCCGGACCTGTCAGATTACCAGCTAATGACAGCAATACTATGAAGAAGCTACACAGGAACTCCTCCAGAGACTCTCAAAATGTAGAACCAAG AGAACTACATCAAAAGGCAAAGGAAAACAAATTTTCCGTCGTATGTCAGAATGTGAAGGAATCAGGCAATTCATCTCTGCCAGAATATCAAAGGAGCAGATCTACGCCTCGCGGGAAAATCATTATTTGA
- the LOC140893335 gene encoding kinesin-like protein KIN-14F isoform X2, with the protein MPQEISYMSCSSIFSSPGKNLRGLKGLIHSNGEASYQEEIINDRELAQRKADEAAARRYHAAQWLQEMDRGATEVLPKEPTEYEFCLALRNGLVLCNVLNKVNPGAVHKVVENPLVDVQATEGAAQSAIQYFENMRNFLVAVGKMKLLTFEASDLEKGGSSSKVVDCILCLKGYHEWKQSGGIGVWRYGGTVRITSLKESPNSAVGSESADESVIDSESSQYEQLIEFLQSVNDSREESRAANVLTFMFDRFSLGLLQAYVAETNEFGDDLPLNPMVIDIMLRTVVKDFSALLVSQSNQLGLFLKKLLHNNGSPHTKCQFLEAILKYLGKRTSLASRDVSEFCICGGKGERASSTNKASYGHTELLDLQQKQLEDLKTLLREMKQEVYQVHIGQEKGLQWLGHHVKGLEVAASSYHKVLEENRLLYNQVQDLKGTIRVYCRVRPFLSEQCNGLSTVDYIGENGNIMIVNPQKQGKEARRVFSFNKVFGTNVSQQQIYADTQPLVRSVIDGYNVCIFAYGQTGSGKTYTMSGPDFMTEETWGVNYRALRDLFQISNTRSDVVNYEIGVQMIEIYNEQVRDLLVSDGSNRRLDIRNNSQRNGLNVPDASLIPVKCTQDVLDLMKIGQKNRAVGATALNERSSRSHSILTVHVQGKELVSGTTLKGCLHLVDLAGSERVDKSEAVGERLKEAQHINRSLSALGDVIAALAQKSCHVPYRNSKLTQVLQDSLGGHAKTLMFVHINPDVNSLGETVSTLKFADRVATIDLGAAQSNKETCEIREFKEEISNLKLSLERKEAELEQLKSRTNIRGTVSPVRISKHNNSILLKPEINQPLVDAQNAEVRSCSSGKQRRLRFPSKFMDKDAMPKIPISEERPVSSIKPRSPSPPVRRSISTDRGALSRTRLKSEALDNPPVMKVPFPASVSVHKSTTSVHAIAPSKVNTRLYQEPLKQDNFPDVLNSLQRVTFRKVNSENEEEQFKQVLNVRQGGIRKTKPESMIKARHQSSARIHKSGVADKLLSDLDSGKPLEQIKTLDFSDPENDPGPVRLPANDSNTMKKLHRNSSRDSQNVEPRELHQKAKENKFSVVCQNVKESGNSSLPEYQRSRSTPRGKIII; encoded by the exons ATGCCGCAAGAAATCAGCTACATGAGTTGCAGCTCAATATTCAGCTCTCCGGGGAAGAACTTGAGAGGATTAAAGGGCTTGATCCACAGCAATGGAGAAGCTTCGTATCAAGAAGAAATCATCAACGACCGCGAATTAGCGCAGAGAAAAGCAGATGAAGCAG CTGCAAGGCGATACCATGCGGCGCAATGGCTGCAGGAGATGGACCGGGGCGCGACGGAGGTGCTGCCGAAAGAGCCAACGGAGTACGAATTCTGTTTGGCTCTCCGCAATGGCCTAGTTCTATGCAATGTGCTCAACAAAGTCAATCCCGGTGCAGTTCACAAA GTGGTGGAAAATCCGTTGGTGGACGTGCAGGCCACGGAGGGTGCAGCACAGTCTGCTATCCAGTATTTCGAGAACATGAGAAATTTTCTTGTGGCTGTTGGCAAAATGAAGCTGCTTACTTTTGAGGCATCTGATCTTGAAAAG GGTGGCTCATCAAGCAAAGTTGTGGATTGCATTCTCTGCCTGAAAGGATATCATGAATGGAAGCAATCTGGAGGAATTGGAGTCTGGAGATATGGTGGAACAGTTAGGATTACATCCTTGAAAGAATCGCCAAATTCTGCAGTGGGTAGTGAAAGTGCTGATGAATCAGTCATAGATTCTGAATCATCACAATATGAACAGTTGATAGAGTTCCTCCAATCAGTAAATGACTCACGCGAGGAATCAAGGGCTGCCAATGTACTCACATTCATGTTCGATCGTTTTAGCCTTGGTCTCTTGCAAGCGTACGTGGCAGAGACCAATGAATTTGGAGATGACTTGCCTTTAAATCCAATG gtcattgatattatgctgagGACGGTAGTTAAAGATTTTTCAGCTTTATTGGTTTCTCAAAGTAATCAG CTTGGATTATTCTTGAAGAAACTTCTGCATAATAACGGCTCTCCTCATACAAAATGTCAATTCCTTGAAGCCATATTAAAGTACCTAGGCAAAAGAACTAGTCTTGCATCAAGAGATGTATCTGAATTCTGCATATGTGGTGGAAAAGGTGAACGGGCATCGTCTACAAATAAGGCCTCCTACGGCCACACAGAGTTGCTTGATCTCCAACAGAAACAACTAGAG GATCTAAAAACACTTCTTAGAGAGATGAAACAAGAAGTCTACCAGGTTCACATAGGACAGGAGAAAGGACTCCAATGGCTGG GGCACCATGTCAAGGGCCTTGAAGTGGCTGCGTCTTCCTATCACAAAGTTTTGGAAGAAAATCGTCTACTCTATAATCAAGTTCAAGACCTAAAAG GAACAATCAGAGTTTATTGTAGAGTACGACCTTTCCTTTCGGAACAATGTAATGGGCTGTCAACTGTTGATTATATCGGAGAGAATGGAAACATCATGATTGTTAACCCCCAGAAGCAGGGTAAAGAAGCAAGGAGGGTCTTCTCATTCAACAAGGTTTTTGGGACAAATGTGTCGCAGC AACAAATATATGCAGATACCCAACCTCTGGTCAGATCTGTTATAGATGGTTACAATGTTTGCATATTTGCATATGGTCAGACCGGATCTGGGAAGACATATACGATG AGTGGCCCTGACTTTATGACAGAGGAAACATGGGGTGTCAATTATCGAGCTTTGCGTGACCTGTTTCAAATTTCAAACACCAGATCAGATGTTGTAAACTATGAAATTGGAGTCCAAATGATTGAAATATACAATGAACAAGTTAGAGACTTATTGGTCTCTGATGGGAGTAACCGAAG GTTAGATATTCGAAATAATTCTCAGCGAAATGGTCTCAATGTTCCTGATGCAAGCTTGATACCTGTTAAATGTACCCAAGATGTTCTTGATTTGATGAAAATTGGACAAAAAAATCGTGCTGTGGGTGCCACAGCTTTGAATGAGAGGAGTAGTCGATCTCAcag CATTTTGACTGTTCATGTTCAAGGAAAAGAACTAGTTTCAGGAACCACACTTAAGGGTTGCCTTCATTTAGTAGACTTAGCTGGAAGTGAGAGAGTGGACAAATCCGAAGCCGTTGGCGAGAGACTGAAAGAAGCTCAGCATATTAATAGATCTCTTTCTGCACTCGGAGATGTTATCGCTGCTCTGGCACAAAAGAGTTGTCATGTTCCTTACAGGAACAGTAAGCTGACTCAAGTGTTACAAGATTCTTTAG GAGGACATGCAAAGACGCTGATGTTTGTGCATATAAACCCGGACGTTAATTCTCTAGGAGAGACAGTTAGCACCTTGAAGTTTGCCGACCGAGTCGCCACAATTGATCTTGGGGCAGCCCAATCAAATAAAGAAACCTGTGAAATTAGGGAATTCAAAGAAGAG ATTTCAAACCTTAAATTATCATTGGAGAGAAAGGAAGCTGAATTGGAGCAGTTGAAAAGTCGCACAAATATTCGAGGCACTGTGTCACCTGTTCGGATATCAAAACATAACAACAGTATTCTTTTGAAGCCTGAAATTAATCAACCACTTGTGGATGCTCAGAACGCAGAG GTAAGAAGCTGTTCATCCGGTAAGCAGAGAAGACTTCGATTTCCCTCTAAATTCATGGACAAGGATGCCATGCCAAAGATCCCCATCTCTGAAGAAAGACCTGTAAGCTCCATCAAGCCAAGATCTCCGTCTCCTCCAGTTAGGAGATCGATATCCACTGACCGAGGTGCCCTCAGCAGAACTAGACTAAAATCTGAGGCACTTGATAACCCACCAGTCATGAAAGTACCCTTTCCAGCTAGTGTTTCAGTCCATAAATCTACCACCAGTGTACATGCAATAGCACCATCGAAGGTTAACACGCGCCTGTATCAAGAACCACTAAAACAAGATAATTTTCCAGATGTATTGAACAGTCTCCAAAGGGTCACCTTTCGAAAAGTTAATTCAGAGAATGAAGAGGAGCAATTCAAACAAGTGCTTAACGTGAGGCAGGGTGGCATTCGAAAAACCAAACCAGAGAGTATGATAAAAGCCAGACATCAGTCATCTGCTAGAATTCACAAGTCCGGAGTTGCAGATAAACTGCTTTCGGATTTAGACTCTGGAAAACCACTGGAGCAGATCAAAACGCTCGACTTCTCAGATCCTGAAAACGACCCCGGACCTGTCAGATTACCAGCTAATGACAGCAATACTATGAAGAAGCTACACAGGAACTCCTCCAGAGACTCTCAAAATGTAGAACCAAG AGAACTACATCAAAAGGCAAAGGAAAACAAATTTTCCGTCGTATGTCAGAATGTGAAGGAATCAGGCAATTCATCTCTGCCAGAATATCAAAGGAGCAGATCTACGCCTCGCGGGAAAATCATTATTTGA
- the LOC140893363 gene encoding histone H4, with the protein MSGRGKGGKGLGKGGAKRHRKVLRDNIQGITKPAIRRLARRGGVKRISGLIYEETRGVLKIFLENVIRDAVTYTEHARRKTVTAMDVVYALKRQGRTLYGFGG; encoded by the coding sequence ATGTCCGGGCGAGGAAAAGGCGGCAAGGGTTTGGGAAAGGGCGGAGCAAAGCGGCACCGCAAGGTTCTGAGGGACAACATTCAGGGAATCACCAAGCCGGCGATCCGGCGTCTGGCTCGCCGAGGCGGAGTAAAGCGCATCAGCGGCCTCATCTACGAGGAGACGCGCGGGGTGCTCAAAATCTTCCTCGAGAACGTTATCCGCGACGCTGTTACTTACACGGAGCATGCTCGGCGGAAGACGGTGACGGCCATGGATGTGGTGTACGCTCTCAAGAGGCAAGGCCGCACCCTATATGGATTTGGAGGTTAG